Proteins encoded by one window of Ktedonobacterales bacterium:
- a CDS encoding serine/threonine-protein kinase, with the protein MAQDGQEIAGYKLLKKIGEGGMGQVFLADQLRLKRQVAIKLVHLDVKADVPPGGAEPAEELTREAEALMALEHPHILSLYDTGREGDTAYLVMPYIPEGSLQDALRSGPRQQLHLPLPPGEALLYIEQAASALQYAHDRNFIHRDVKPANFLIRSLSRSSGGGRGMKRLHLFLADFGLSKFLAYSTNTTHLSGTPTYMAPEQFQGHASPASDQYSLAILFFYLLTGDLPYRGSPVELMFRHLNDAPPSVASLVKGIPESLASIVQRGMAKTPEERYPSVGSMAEAAREALAEAGLVPSHDSFPIMPAVRAADLQSEKPREKPKESGQDIPLAPTAVLGSSGVSSAATIITDDLVTSRDPVEPKAQAAESSLPTIAGKVDEGSLPTLPVEKPSQPPKAPKGDKPASEGRPRRRGLMVALAALAAVVLLGAVLGGGAFMQIGPFQKSTPQNNTPVAQITQQPTSAPTTTATLGPTPTPTQVLAADLLTRILAQSPFVTVDLNQGSGPWDGPALLDKNGRADLRTPPGRVNLTNGILTYSARTFPTPLAIAVDLTAASDREFYILLDTTTTGKSGHLYYRLRFTNSAAPQAAHSTNNRNFTNDGTASGGSTAWTDGKKHTLILVLDGTRLLSYFDNHPLVDAKIPLPNAQARLILATRDFASITGIRAYRVPQTT; encoded by the coding sequence GTGGCACAAGATGGGCAAGAAATTGCTGGCTACAAGCTGCTCAAGAAAATTGGCGAAGGTGGCATGGGGCAAGTCTTCCTTGCCGACCAGCTTCGTCTGAAGCGCCAGGTTGCCATCAAACTGGTGCATCTGGATGTCAAAGCCGATGTCCCGCCTGGGGGCGCCGAACCGGCGGAAGAGTTGACACGCGAGGCCGAGGCGCTGATGGCGCTGGAGCATCCGCATATTTTATCGCTGTATGATACCGGACGCGAGGGGGACACCGCCTATCTGGTAATGCCCTACATTCCTGAAGGCTCGCTTCAGGACGCGCTGCGTTCTGGGCCACGCCAGCAGCTTCACCTCCCCTTGCCGCCTGGGGAAGCTCTGCTGTATATCGAGCAGGCTGCATCCGCCCTCCAGTACGCGCATGACCGCAACTTCATCCACCGCGACGTGAAACCAGCTAATTTTCTGATTCGTTCGCTTTCACGCTCCAGCGGAGGCGGGCGTGGCATGAAGCGTCTGCACCTCTTTCTCGCCGATTTTGGCCTTTCCAAGTTTCTCGCCTATTCCACCAATACCACCCACCTCTCCGGCACGCCCACCTACATGGCTCCAGAGCAGTTCCAGGGCCACGCCAGCCCTGCCAGCGACCAATATTCGCTGGCGATCCTCTTCTTTTATCTCTTGACCGGCGATCTCCCCTATCGCGGCTCGCCCGTTGAACTCATGTTTCGTCATCTAAACGACGCCCCCCCATCTGTCGCCTCCCTGGTGAAAGGCATCCCTGAATCGCTTGCCAGCATCGTCCAGCGCGGCATGGCAAAGACACCAGAGGAACGTTATCCATCCGTAGGAAGCATGGCGGAGGCTGCCCGTGAGGCGCTGGCGGAGGCCGGCCTGGTCCCTTCGCACGACTCTTTTCCCATCATGCCAGCCGTTCGAGCCGCTGACCTGCAATCGGAAAAGCCCAGGGAAAAGCCCAAAGAATCCGGGCAAGATATTCCCCTGGCCCCGACGGCTGTGCTGGGGTCTTCAGGGGTGTCCTCTGCCGCCACCATCATCACCGACGATCTGGTAACATCAAGAGACCCTGTGGAGCCGAAGGCGCAGGCTGCCGAGAGTTCGCTGCCCACGATTGCAGGAAAGGTGGACGAAGGGTCACTTCCGACGCTTCCAGTCGAAAAACCCAGTCAGCCCCCCAAAGCGCCCAAAGGCGACAAACCAGCTTCGGAGGGTCGGCCACGCCGACGCGGTTTGATGGTCGCACTGGCCGCGCTGGCTGCCGTCGTGCTGTTGGGCGCTGTCCTGGGCGGCGGAGCGTTCATGCAAATAGGCCCATTCCAAAAGAGTACGCCGCAAAATAATACACCCGTCGCTCAGATTACTCAGCAGCCGACATCTGCGCCAACCACCACAGCCACGCTCGGACCAACACCCACACCCACGCAAGTGTTGGCAGCCGACCTTCTCACCCGCATCCTCGCGCAAAGCCCATTCGTCACCGTTGATCTGAACCAGGGGTCTGGACCGTGGGACGGGCCAGCCCTGCTTGATAAAAATGGGCGTGCTGATCTGCGTACCCCACCAGGCAGAGTAAATCTTACAAATGGCATCCTGACCTACAGCGCCCGGACGTTCCCGACTCCCCTGGCTATCGCCGTTGATTTGACGGCGGCATCCGACCGAGAGTTCTATATCCTGCTGGATACCACTACTACCGGAAAGAGCGGCCATCTCTATTATCGCCTGCGATTCACCAACAGCGCAGCCCCGCAGGCCGCGCACTCAACGAATAATAGAAACTTTACTAACGATGGCACAGCCTCCGGTGGAAGCACAGCCTGGACCGATGGTAAGAAGCATACGCTTATCCTCGTACTGGACGGCACACGCCTCTTGTCCTACTTCGATAACCATCCTCTGGTGGACGCGAAGATTCCTCTGCCTAACGCGCAGGCAAGGCTCATCCTGGCTACCCGCGACTTTGCCTCGATAACAGGGATTCGCGCCTACCGCGTTCCGCAGACGACATAA
- the plsY gene encoding glycerol-3-phosphate 1-O-acyltransferase PlsY yields MRVVRWLLSLLLGYALGSFPSGVMIGRWKGVDVRRYGSGRTGATNVLRILDPRSAGLVAVLDILKGALPVLLSRALFKPRDDWNDAAAGMGAVLGHTRSIFLRFRGGRGVLTAGGAMLPMNPFITWTALIAAAVPIALTRYISLGSMIGVSSQAVMSLSLALSKRDSWAHFAYALVSSAWVVAEHHDNIRRLLAGTERKVGEKVQIKLETAQTGACSDSSSLPTQAR; encoded by the coding sequence ATGCGTGTTGTTCGCTGGCTCCTCTCCTTGCTGCTGGGGTATGCGCTTGGCTCGTTCCCTTCCGGGGTGATGATCGGGCGCTGGAAGGGCGTTGATGTGCGCCGCTATGGCAGCGGCAGAACCGGCGCAACCAACGTGCTGCGCATCCTCGACCCTCGCAGCGCCGGACTGGTCGCTGTTCTGGATATACTCAAGGGCGCGCTGCCGGTATTGCTTTCGCGCGCGCTCTTCAAGCCGCGCGACGATTGGAACGACGCAGCCGCAGGTATGGGAGCAGTTCTCGGACACACACGCTCGATCTTCCTGCGCTTCCGGGGTGGGCGCGGCGTCCTGACCGCTGGCGGCGCGATGCTGCCCATGAACCCGTTCATCACCTGGACCGCCCTGATAGCTGCCGCTGTGCCTATCGCCCTGACGCGCTATATCTCGTTGGGATCGATGATCGGCGTCTCCAGCCAGGCGGTGATGTCACTGTCTCTGGCGCTCAGTAAACGCGACTCCTGGGCGCACTTCGCTTACGCCCTCGTCAGCAGCGCCTGGGTGGTTGCCGAGCATCATGATAACATCCGGCGGCTGCTCGCAGGCACAGAGCGCAAAGTCGGCGAGAAAGTCCAGATCAAGCTGGAAACGGCTCAAACAGGCGCCTGCTCTGATAGCTCCTCTTTGCCCACCCAGGCGCGATAA
- a CDS encoding glycerol-3-phosphate dehydrogenase/oxidase, translating to METFSAAARGEYLERMAREPFDVLVIGGGITGAGVALDAATRGYSVALVERSDFASGTSSKSTKLAHGGIRYLPQFDFGLIHEALVERGLMLENVPFLVRPMGFVLPMYQGDRHPVGLPVTLPGGIGNSWVLDIGLHLYDALAGRRNIQRHRRISQAEALRLAPALKPEKLRNAFTYYDAQLDDARLTLVGLRTAARWNAAIANHAEVIGFQQRDGKLSAAQVRDKLTGRELTIQARHFVNAGGVWAERIEALTGGAAQIEVQPSKGVHLVVSRERLRLEEMAIVLPQTEDNRILFVIPWEGRAIIGTTDTGAGDLDHPTTSQEDIEYLIRHVNRYLDVHLTQDDVVSTFAGYRPLVRSRDKTQGKNLSRTHAILEHPNGLISIVGGKLTTWRRMGQDTVDHLARRDHLPIRHPTEHLLLLGAERWSEAAEELSRRARALGLGADIVEHLGLYYGGEALAVLDLIDHDASLARRIVPDLPYIRAEAPYACRAEMALKLEDMMERRTRLAIEDRQRGADVAGDVAKLMALQLGWSAGQKREQINAYRAWVGKEELSEQAPV from the coding sequence ATGGAAACCTTTTCGGCTGCGGCGCGCGGCGAATATCTCGAACGGATGGCCCGCGAACCTTTTGATGTGCTGGTCATCGGCGGTGGCATTACGGGAGCAGGCGTTGCGCTTGACGCGGCTACACGCGGCTATTCGGTGGCGCTGGTGGAGCGCAGCGACTTTGCCAGCGGCACCAGCAGTAAATCAACGAAGCTGGCGCATGGGGGCATCCGTTATCTGCCCCAATTCGATTTTGGCCTGATCCATGAGGCGCTGGTTGAGCGCGGGCTGATGCTGGAGAATGTGCCGTTTCTGGTGCGCCCGATGGGCTTTGTGCTGCCGATGTATCAGGGTGATCGCCATCCGGTGGGCTTGCCGGTGACGCTGCCAGGCGGCATAGGCAATAGCTGGGTGCTGGATATTGGCCTGCACCTTTATGATGCGCTGGCCGGACGTCGGAACATTCAGCGCCACCGCCGCATCAGCCAGGCAGAAGCACTGAGGCTGGCTCCGGCGCTGAAGCCTGAAAAGCTGCGGAATGCTTTCACCTATTACGATGCCCAGCTTGATGACGCGCGCTTAACGCTGGTGGGGCTGCGAACGGCGGCCCGCTGGAACGCGGCCATTGCCAACCACGCGGAAGTGATCGGTTTCCAGCAGCGCGATGGTAAGCTTTCTGCCGCGCAGGTGCGCGATAAGCTGACGGGGCGCGAGTTGACGATTCAGGCGCGCCATTTTGTGAATGCGGGCGGTGTCTGGGCAGAACGGATTGAGGCGCTGACGGGCGGAGCAGCCCAAATTGAGGTGCAGCCGAGCAAGGGCGTGCATCTGGTGGTTTCACGCGAGCGCCTGCGGCTGGAGGAGATGGCGATTGTTCTGCCGCAGACGGAAGATAACCGCATCCTGTTTGTGATCCCCTGGGAGGGCCGGGCGATTATCGGGACTACCGATACGGGCGCTGGCGATCTCGATCATCCCACCACCAGCCAGGAAGACATTGAGTATCTTATCCGGCATGTGAACCGCTATCTGGACGTGCATCTGACCCAGGATGATGTGGTAAGCACCTTTGCGGGGTATCGCCCGCTGGTCCGTTCGCGCGATAAGACGCAGGGCAAGAATCTGTCGCGCACCCACGCGATTCTGGAACACCCTAACGGCCTGATTTCGATTGTCGGCGGGAAGCTGACGACCTGGCGTCGGATGGGCCAGGATACGGTTGATCACCTGGCGCGGCGTGATCATCTGCCAATTCGGCATCCCACCGAGCATTTGCTGCTGCTGGGGGCCGAACGCTGGTCGGAAGCTGCTGAGGAGCTTTCCAGGCGGGCGCGCGCGTTGGGGCTGGGCGCGGATATTGTGGAGCATCTTGGCTTGTACTATGGCGGTGAGGCGCTGGCGGTGCTTGATCTGATCGATCACGATGCCAGCCTGGCGCGGCGCATTGTGCCTGATCTGCCCTATATTCGGGCGGAGGCGCCGTATGCCTGCCGCGCTGAGATGGCGCTGAAACTGGAAGATATGATGGAGCGCCGCACGCGCCTGGCGATTGAAGATCGCCAGCGAGGCGCTGACGTTGCTGGAGATGTGGCGAAACTGATGGCCCTTCAGCTTGGCTGGTCGGCAGGGCAAAAACGCGAGCAGATCAACGCTTATCGCGCCTGGGTGGGCAAAGAGGAGCTATCAGAGCAGGCGCCTGTTTGA